AAACTGAACCAGAATCGGAAGATGTCAGCTTCGAAGCTCCTCCTCGCCGGGACAGGTCTCCTGCGCGTCCACAAAGACCTCACCTTTCTTCCGCTGATTCCCCTCCCAAAACCCTCCTTCTCCCAATCCATCCGGTTCCGCGGTGTCTGCTCGTCCGTCGCCGTCGAGTCAGTAGCCGCTGACAGCTCCGAGCTCTCGCAGCAGCCGCCTCCTCTCCTCCACCCCTGGCCAGAATGGGTGACCTTCGTGGACCGTCTGAAGACCAACGGCTACCTCATCGAATCCCCTGTCAAGGAGGACGGGACTGATGGAGCCGGCGATTTTATCTACAGGGAGATGAATCTGTTGAAGGACCCGTGCCTTAGCTTTGCTCGAGACCGCTACGACCTTTTCAAGTGATGAGCTCATTTCACAGTGATCTTATCGCCATTTTAACTTACTCCGGTCTCGAGAAGTGATTTGTAATTGCTTCTTTGTTCTCTCTTCAGCTCGCTGTCGTCCGAAGACATTCAGGCGGTCGTGGAGGTCGGGTGCCCTAACATCTTACGCAAAGTTGTTAACTCGGCGAAGAGGCTTCGAGCCCACCTGGAACTCGAAGAAGGAGATGTATGCTGCTTGTTTCTCTTGAAATATCACTGTTTCATCGATAGTTGAAGATTCGTTTCTGAATGTGCCCTATACTTTCTAAAGAAATGGTTTTTGTATGTTAATTCAGGTTTGTGGTTCTTGCAACCTGCGAGGTTCTTGTGACAGAGCTTATGTGGTACCAAAGGACTCCGAACCTCCTCGTACTGTAGATGTTGTGCGGTTATTAATGTTCTATGCTATGGATCCACTGGTGATTTCAGGGGGCGAGAAGCCTCCGAGCAGAGAGTTGGCCGAATCGTGTGTCAGGAAGTTGATCTCTAAGCTGGTCGAATTGAGCGAGAGTACCCCTAGCCCCCCACCCCCAAAGCAAACTGCAAGAGCTCCCCTTCCAGAGAAAAAAGCGGTGGAAAATTTCAGCGATAATGTGTCTAATGACATTAAGATGCAGAGTGGCGATTGGACGTGCACCAAGTAAGTACGTTAAGAAGATCCCTCTCGGGTACCATTGTATTGAATGCCATGATGCTATAAGGTCTGTTAATTGTTGAATAACTACTCTGTAGTGCCAGATTAATACTTCCATTGTATCATAAGGAAAAATTAGCCTGTAGAACTCTTTATTATCACAGTCATGACTAGAAATATGAAAACTGTTTTCCTGCCAACTTTCTTATTCATATAGGTGTTGGTTTGTTATGGGATCATACCACACCTGCATTTGAAGGGATAGCCTGTTCCGTAGTTACTGCTTCTTGGGCTGTCAATCCGATCACCTCCCATTTTCCCCCCATTTGGGTACACCAATTGAGGTTATTACTATAACTAGTGAAATATGGGAGCTCGCAGGAAGCAGAATGATTAATTTACTTATGTCTCATATATAATCATCAGACCTCTCTTTTGCTGCTTAACATGATCGTATCCTTGGTTGCTCTTTAGtctttaatttattgaaaagtGTCATCTGTTATCTGTGAGTATGAAATGATCTCCTCCTTATAATGCAGCtgcaattttttgaatttcaagaaaaatcgCCAGTGCCTAAAATGCAGAGTAGATCGCCCTGTAAATGTTGGTGTTCAAATGAAGGACGGAGATTGGGTCTGTTCCAAGTAAGTGTAGCGATCTTATCCCTGCCTCTTCAATAGTGACTTCATGGTGGTTTGCTGCTCTGCAGTCCAGTGGAAAAGACAAC
Above is a window of Punica granatum isolate Tunisia-2019 chromosome 7, ASM765513v2, whole genome shotgun sequence DNA encoding:
- the LOC116215497 gene encoding zinc finger protein VAR3, chloroplastic; its protein translation is MSASKLLLAGTGLLRVHKDLTFLPLIPLPKPSFSQSIRFRGVCSSVAVESVAADSSELSQQPPPLLHPWPEWVTFVDRLKTNGYLIESPVKEDGTDGAGDFIYREMNLLKDPCLSFARDRYDLFNSLSSEDIQAVVEVGCPNILRKVVNSAKRLRAHLELEEGDVCGSCNLRGSCDRAYVVPKDSEPPRTVDVVRLLMFYAMDPLVISGGEKPPSRELAESCVRKLISKLVELSESTPSPPPPKQTARAPLPEKKAVENFSDNVSNDIKMQSGDWTCTNCNFLNFKKNRQCLKCRVDRPVNVGVQMKDGDWVCSKCNFVNFARNRRCRECSADGPVREGDNVEMKNGDWNCLQCNFMNFARNKMCKSCRAPRPVRQLNPGEWECPSCDFLNFRKNEACRKCKSKRPRQDEREYEEQLWRSPY